A DNA window from Gammaproteobacteria bacterium contains the following coding sequences:
- a CDS encoding arylesterase — MPRFSALKTSVIRCLTAVALCLVFAGAAARDAPVLLVLGDSLSAAYGMPLSRGWVSLLEQRLRDANRPWRVVNASISGDTTSGALKRLPKLLELHAPKVVIIELGGNDGLQGKPLDTIASNLQGLIGVVRGAGAQPALVRMRIPPNYGRYYTGEFERLYEQIAVREEVPLLRFDLEGLASAEGMMQEDGIHPAPEAQARMLDSLWPDLNARLLSLERDRQSRKQSPGS, encoded by the coding sequence ATGCCCAGGTTCTCAGCGCTCAAGACTTCAGTCATTCGTTGCCTGACAGCGGTTGCGTTGTGCCTTGTGTTTGCCGGCGCAGCCGCCAGGGATGCGCCCGTATTGCTGGTTTTAGGCGACAGTTTGAGCGCCGCCTACGGAATGCCCCTGAGCCGGGGCTGGGTAAGTTTACTAGAGCAACGCCTCAGGGATGCGAACCGGCCCTGGCGAGTGGTCAATGCCAGCATCTCCGGCGATACCACCTCAGGCGCCCTGAAACGGCTGCCGAAGCTGCTTGAACTGCATGCGCCGAAAGTGGTGATTATCGAACTGGGCGGGAACGACGGCCTGCAGGGCAAGCCGCTGGACACGATAGCGTCCAACCTGCAGGGCCTGATCGGCGTTGTGCGCGGCGCGGGCGCGCAACCGGCGCTGGTCCGCATGCGGATTCCGCCCAACTACGGCCGCTACTACACCGGTGAGTTCGAGCGGCTGTATGAGCAGATTGCGGTACGGGAGGAGGTTCCGCTGCTGCGATTCGACCTGGAGGGGCTGGCAAGCGCCGAAGGCATGATGCAGGAGGACGGAATTCATCCGGCGCCGGAAGCGCAGGCGCGGATGCTGGACTCGCTGTGGCCGGACCTGAACGCCCGGCTGCTCAGCCTTGAGCGTGACCGCCAATCCCGGAAGCAAAGCCCCGGCTCATGA
- a CDS encoding ATP-binding cassette domain-containing protein, with amino-acid sequence MTEVLSAENLGMTVSSPEGDLEILKDINLRLESGESCALMGPSGAGKTTLLALLAGLDHPTEGRVVLCGQDLSRLDEDGRARLRGQHLGFVFQSFHLVESLTAIENVMLPLELNGSRGARKAADEALGRVGLSERRRHYPRHLSGGERQRVAIARAFVTRPQVLMADEPTGNLDADTGRRVGDILFEMNERAGATLLLATHDRKLAGRCDRICRLTSGRL; translated from the coding sequence ATGACTGAAGTCTTGAGCGCTGAGAACCTGGGCATGACCGTGTCCAGCCCCGAGGGGGACCTTGAGATTCTCAAGGATATCAACCTGCGCCTCGAAAGTGGCGAGTCCTGCGCGCTCATGGGCCCTTCCGGAGCCGGAAAGACGACGCTACTGGCGCTCCTGGCCGGACTCGACCACCCCACCGAGGGCCGGGTCGTGCTGTGCGGCCAGGACCTTTCCCGGCTTGACGAGGACGGACGGGCGCGCTTGCGCGGACAGCACCTGGGTTTCGTGTTCCAGTCCTTCCACCTGGTCGAATCCCTGACCGCGATCGAGAACGTCATGCTGCCGCTGGAACTGAACGGCAGCCGGGGAGCGCGCAAGGCCGCCGACGAGGCCCTTGGCCGCGTCGGTCTTTCCGAACGGCGGCGCCATTATCCGCGCCATCTCTCCGGTGGCGAGCGTCAGCGCGTCGCCATCGCCCGCGCCTTCGTGACCCGCCCCCAGGTGCTCATGGCGGACGAGCCGACCGGCAACCTCGACGCGGATACCGGGCGGAGGGTCGGCGACATCCTGTTCGAGATGAACGAGCGGGCCGGCGCCACGCTGCTGCTCGCTACCCACGATCGGAAGCTGGCCGGACGCTGCGACCGGATCTGCCGCCTTACCAGCGGCCGCCTCTAA